A window of Nicotiana tabacum cultivar K326 chromosome 24, ASM71507v2, whole genome shotgun sequence contains these coding sequences:
- the LOC142178320 gene encoding auxin-responsive protein SAUR50-like, translated as MFKIIGEEIRSKGLITLKLLIKRLIKNIIKSHLQFSPRRENGVEFVKFPRVNNEEVVPDDVKEGHFAVFAVNTGSEETRKRFILELNWLKDPAFLRLLKLAEEEYGFRQKGVLEIPCPPEELEKIILQLKIERT; from the coding sequence ATGTTCAAGATAATTGGAGAAGAAATTAGAAGCAAAGGCTTGATAACACTTAAGCTTTTAATCAAGAGGCTGATCAAGAATATCATCAAGAGTCATCTTCAATTTTCGCCCCGTCGCGAAAATGGAGTTGAATTTGTAAAATTTCCAAGAGTAAACAATGAAGAAGTAGTACCAGATGATGTAAAGGAAGGACACTTTGCTGTTTTTGCAGTAAACACAGGTAGTGAGGAGACAAGAAAAAGGTTTATTTTAGAGTTGAATTGGCTAAAAGATCCAGCATTCTTGAGATTATTAAAGCTGGCTGAAGAAGAATATGGATTCAGACAGAAGGGTGTTCTTGAAATCCCTTGTCCACCAGAGGAATTAGAGAAGATTATTCTGCAGCTGAAGATTGAAAGAACTTAA